The proteins below come from a single Desulfocurvibacter africanus subsp. africanus DSM 2603 genomic window:
- a CDS encoding alpha/beta fold hydrolase has product MTEKPPILFIPGWGATGQAWDGVRDELPDSCTHVFSWVEALRDESAIAAALSNRSEPWLLVGWSLGALLALRTALKSPALLRGLVLVSGTARMCADHGYPGADPRALRTMRARLSRDPERVLSDFAGACLAPDGDEALRAHYLDQARQFPATELTLGLDALARLDMRAQSATLAVPTLLVHGERDAIIPVESARALAEQAPGASLEILEHRGHALPFTAPLDLARLIRNFTA; this is encoded by the coding sequence AGAAACCGCCCATTCTGTTCATTCCCGGCTGGGGCGCGACCGGGCAGGCCTGGGATGGCGTCCGCGACGAATTGCCCGACTCCTGCACGCATGTCTTTAGCTGGGTCGAGGCTCTGCGCGACGAATCCGCGATAGCGGCAGCCCTGTCGAACCGCTCCGAGCCCTGGCTGCTGGTGGGCTGGTCGCTGGGAGCGCTCCTCGCGCTGCGCACGGCGCTGAAGTCGCCCGCTCTTCTGCGCGGCCTGGTGCTTGTATCCGGCACGGCCCGCATGTGCGCCGACCATGGCTATCCCGGCGCGGACCCTCGCGCCCTGCGGACCATGCGAGCACGTCTGTCACGAGATCCAGAGCGGGTCCTTTCCGACTTCGCCGGGGCGTGCCTCGCGCCCGATGGCGACGAAGCGCTTCGAGCGCACTATCTGGATCAAGCGCGACAGTTCCCGGCCACCGAATTGACCCTGGGGCTGGACGCCTTGGCCAGGCTGGATATGCGCGCCCAGTCCGCGACGCTTGCCGTGCCGACGCTGCTCGTCCATGGCGAGCGCGATGCGATCATCCCTGTCGAGAGTGCTCGGGCATTGGCGGAGCAAGCGCCCGGCGCGAGCCTGGAAATCCTGGAGCATCGCGGCCATGCGCTTCCCTTCACCGCGCCGCTTGATCTGGCCCGACTCATCCGGAACTTCACGGCATGA